gtgtgccTGATAttaacacagatgacaagcacgaacacctgaagctcctttaagacactaaaataacagataattctgcttgacatgttacgtttgtgcttagattaaatttcaagcCAAACCACCTATTTTTAGGATATTAAATATAGGATAttactaaataaaaaacattattttaagatttacaaattataatttcataaaaaatttaaaaatcttaaactttagattttttttaaacacgtaGTAATCATGATTAAACCTGCACTTGGTTTACATTCAAATTggcactcaaaaaaacaaaacaaaaaaaaagctccGGCTGTTGTTTGGCTATTTTGAATGATGCACTTACAATCATTGGACAAAAAGTTTTGGGTGGGTTTTTTCTGTTTAGAAGACTACACATGTTCAAAAGACTACAAACAAGGCGCTAGGTTGCATAACAATGAAAACACAGTAAGGAAGGAACATTTGCACTTGCATCATAATTCTCATTGCAGATATGATACAATAAACATGGATAATCTGAtgaaatgtctataatatccttaACACTTTTGGACAAAAAATCTTGATGGATGTGTTGTTATGAACTCTTGAGATAAAAGATGGTGCCAGTTAAGAGGTTAAAAAACATGCTATTTTAAAGTCAAAGTGAAACGGTGTTCACAACTTCTTTACTTATGTAATTTGACgttttccaagtgaaacagggtattcaatgagaaaaaaaaaaatgtagggtgggacttgattttatccattggaaaCTGATTGAATGGATAAAAGTGGTCTCTGTGTGAAAAATGATTGGAGGAGACGGGTTGAAGTATAAGAGAACTTGGTGACATCtggaggtggagcaagttattacattttaacaaaaatattacAACTAACATTTTTTGCTTTGGAATAATGTGTATAATAAAAGCAGGGACAtgttttaagaaagaaaataggGTCaactttaatttcatgttgactttaaatgcagCGACACACAACCTGGACCACTCCCTGTTCTTGATTTACCTGCTTTAAGCGGATTGTGGTGATGCAATATTCCGGATGGCGCTGGTGTGAAACTGTGGTCACCTGCACCGTTCCATAACATCCTGTTCCTTGCTCGGGTGGCCAGTACTGATCACACAtcacctgtacaaacaacaaCATGGCCCTGAGTATAATAAGTGTTGCGCGTGTTTCGATATTTGTGTACGTAGAAAGCTGCAGCAAACCTTGCTGCCCTCTCTTAGCGCGGTCACCATAACAATAAGCGGCACATTTTTCTCCCAAATCATCCGCCAGAAATCCACCATGGTGCACTGCAGAGGTGCTTGAGTGCAGATAAAATCATGCTCGGATGTCCCACCCTGCACACACATTCATTTATCGACTTCAGTAATAGACAGTGGAGTCCAACGGTCTGAGATCACTTATGAAAATGTTAAAAGGGTgaattatgctttaaacatggtcaatgtcacatatTTTCCTAGACACGGAGAATCTTTAAAATTTCttcattttgcatttaaaaatgtttttaaattttgtaaTCTTTTAAAATTCAAAGAATTCTGGgcttttccaggtttaaatgaagaaaagaaaaacagcttTTCAATGTGGTAGGACTTAAGTGATTGACTAATGTATTGATCGTGTTGTTTTCTGGCTGTTTGATAATTGATTGGCTGGTATACTCACAGGCACATAGTTGGCATTGATGTAGTCATAGTGCAGTTTGGAGTCCAGCAGAGAGAGCTGAACACGGGTGTGGTCATCTGATCAACCAATCACAACTCATTAGAACAGACATAAAGACCTATGTTATGCTCATTTGAAAAATTAAACCtattttttatatgaataataataatacatattgacATACAGGGTAAGATGAGGGGGTatctgttttttttcttgttggcATCCAGTTGTCCAGCTCTGCAGGTGTACTCTCTGCCAACATCTTCCAGCTCCTGAAAACCAAACATCAAGCCATCAGTGCATGAATTTAATAAAACCCATTTGTGGAGgcgggggtgtggtcgagtgATGTTCGGCGGAGAGTTGGGTCAGGAGAGGGAtgcggtaaggatcatcacctggccgTGATTActtttaacacctgtttctcatttCAGTGAGAGCTCGAGAGGGGTTTTAAGAGCATCCCAGAGGGCGAGACGGGAGAGAGAGCTATACACGCTCACGGACATGGGATTCGCTGAAAAGACACTGGAAAGCGTgtgcttgttttttgtttgacTTAATAAAACTTTACCTGTGTTTCCCGAttcaccgtctcccgcttcctccttatgCACGAACTAGAAAGTTctcacactggtgccaaaacctgagAGTTGGAGGAAGACATGCCGCCATGGAATCCTCACCTCTGGATGAAATCATCCACGCACTCTCCAACATTCAAGAGACCCATCATCAGGCACTCCTGGCACAGGAGCAGCGCTTTAAGGAGCTCCATCAGGCCCAAGCCAAGGAGAGGCAAGTCTTGCGGAGCCTGGTAGCCCAGGAAAGGTCCTTTGCCGCAACCCCAACTCTAGCTGGCCAAAATGGGGCCCCAGGAGCCCAGCTCGCAGCACAGCAACTCCCTGGAGACAACCTTCTGGAGTACAAGGACCTAAAGAGGGCTGTCTTGCAACGGGTCGGCCGCACCTCAGAACAACACCGCCAGCAATTCCAATCCCTCACGCTTGGTGAGGTCAGCCGCCTGTTTGTCTATGCCCAGctgctccgtgacacctgccagAGGTGGATTCTAGCCGGGGGGGATTGCGACGCCAAGGATGTGATCaacctgatggtgctggagcaattCATCACTCGACTGCCAAGGGGAactgcagaatgggtccagtgccatcgcccggcgttGCTGGATGACGCGGTTCATCTGGCAGAAGATCATATGGCAGCTTATCCGGGGGCCGGTGAGCCTTTGGcatcgtctctctctctctctctctctctctctctctctctcctttctcccCTCCTTCCCATCCTTCCGGAAACGGGGAGTTCCCTCTCCTAAACCTGCTCCCCGGTCTCGGGGATTGTTCAACTCGATCGTCAATGGGCAAGGACCAAGCTACATTGCCAATTCCCTTGTTAACTATGTGCCTTCAAGAACACTGAGATCATCTGCTGCTGGTTTATTGGAGATTCCCAGCAACAGTCAAAATAAAATCAGGAATCAGCATTTGTCAATTATGCCCCAAAGCTATGGAACACATTACCTATAGATATAAGAGAAGCCAGCtcactaaatatttttaaaagaaagttAAAAACGTATCTTTTTACTTTAGCCTTTAATTAGCAATGACTTTTCTGAAATTCTTTTTGTATTTTACAtcacatattattataattttttttatgcattctatgtatttttattttatcttgtattATTATAAAGTGGGTCTCATTTTCAATCTTATTTTACATTAATTAtggcattttatttgtttttatgtgaagcactctgtgtttttaatgtattttttattgtaaagtaCTTTGAGCTGCATTTTTTTGTATGataggtgctatataaataaaagtttattattattattattacccgcCGGTTTCCCCTACCCCTCCCCACTCTCCCTCCCAGGTGGGTGAATCTGCGGGTGTGGACGTAAggtctgggccggtctgttggagctgtggaGAGccagggcatttccaggaccggtGCCTAGTGATGGAAGTGCAAGCATTGGTTCGGATCCCCAATGCTCCCACCGGGGATTTTTaccgggagataaagttcttttattactacccacatcgagctctaaactactcgccaagtggcaagggccctttgaggtcacacagtggatcgattatgaggttaaatgaccggaggtgaacttatcAGCTACCGATCGAGTCCACTTGCGGAGTCCACTTCTTACCGTCATAAGTCATGGAGGTTGCCAGGTCgaaacgaccccaggggtagtggtacacagtcatccctaccgattacctgaacacaaaaaaaaagtggttcgggaagaattaaaggccatgctgaatatgggggtaatagaagaattctACAGTGACTGGGTCAGCCCAATGGTGTTGGTTCTGAAGAGTGAcggctcagtccggttctgtgtagattatagaaaagtcaatgcggtgtctaaatttgatgcgtacccgatgcctcggattgatgaactgctcaatcagttgggtgcggctcatttttattcgacactggatttgacaaagagatactggcagatccccttaacgccaaCGTCCCGTCAGAAAACAGCATTATctacaccgtttggcttacaccaattcatgacacTTCTGTTCAGTTTGAAATCCATGTaagatcaacaacaacaaaaagatatTTGATGCAACAAAGTTGAGTGTTGGGTGTCAATATAGGTGTTACTATGgcagacatactgtataatagGATTTGGCAACAGACAGAATATagacaaaagaataataattagagACATCAATGTgtctcaggtgtgaatggcttACAGACTGCAGACAAACTCATgaatgaagcagcatataaaaataCAGGGTGTATGGACTTAATTTTTTGTGTATTTGATTTAGAGTAGATTTCATTCCTTTTGTAAACTtccttttgtaaataaaaaaacaacatatggcATGGTCTTAAATAATGTTTCATAAAACTTTTCAGTTTTAAAGATACCATCCTCAGATTTGGAATAtaacattatcagacttgtggcttGAGCTCCAGTGTCTCTAGTTCCTTTTAAGGCCAGTGTaatttataatttcataaaaatatattatgaaaataattttcagaTCAAGTCCTATAAATGTGAGCttatataactattttttttatgactttaTTAAATTCTGACGTCTGGGCAACAAACTTATAAGTGTCTTCTGTCAAAACAGATCACAGTTATGACTAATATAAAGAGTTGATGAACTACAGCCATTAATATTGAGTATATCCAGTTCAGGCCTGAGCTCAGAAAATGGGGGCAGTGGGAACAGGTTAACTTGTACTGACCCcggaaacatttacatttactgccTTTAATAGATGTTGTTATGTCTTACATCTTAAATTGTTTAAGTTTTAATTTCATACCTCAAATTCCTGTCGGTATCCTGCGTTGTCATTGGCTGCTAGAGACTGACAGTGCGCCTGAAATGTCTGAAGGATCTGTGATTTAGAGCATCCCCTTATTCTGTCGAGAAAACCACAGTGGATACATTCAAACAAACAGACTGGTTATGCATACAATATGTCTACAGAGTGCAACTGTGTCCACCTCCTTTTTCAGCTgttttggttccagaagtatttccccattcattttttcccatagggatttcataaaatccttcataaaagagttgtaagccatcaaccaaaccatccagctccgaggtgaatcacaacattacaaaattgTATTTGAAGCAGAAAAGTACttgaaaattagacaaaaagacaaagatacaagactgtgtacttatcatctttaataagggaatgaactacaatcaaaTTTTCTCAATCAAGCTTTATTAACCTATGGATtttgaagttgttgattataagaatagaattaatatatttaaagtacactcactgagcactttattatgaacactgtggtcctaataaagtgccttacatggtcttctgctgttgtagcccatttgcctaaaggtttgacatgttgtgcattctaagatgctattctactcactacaattgtacagagtggttatctgagttaccataaactttctgtctgctcgaaccagtctgtccattctctgttgacctctctcatcaacaaggtgtttccttctgcagaactgccgctcactggatgctttttgtttttggcaacaatctgagtaaactctagagcagtGCTACTCAGCACATGGTCACGGGCCGCATGCGTCCCTCGAGCAATCTTTTGCGGCCTGTGTTATGATataatcatcagaaatatatttatcagcagcctatcaaatctgtatgaactGTGAGGTGTCCAATTTCATGAGGATTTACGCTAGTTTTCTACATCACTGAATCACattagagagggaattcaactgcaagaggatgttacaaataaataaataaaaacaacaaataacatctgagcatggctgatgttatgagagcgGCAGTCGGTCTGCGTGCACATTCATACACAGTATGTGCACTCACGCGCAGTCTGTAAATTAAACGTGCGCTCGCAAT
This is a stretch of genomic DNA from Myxocyprinus asiaticus isolate MX2 ecotype Aquarium Trade chromosome 24, UBuf_Myxa_2, whole genome shotgun sequence. It encodes these proteins:
- the LOC127415287 gene encoding receptor-type tyrosine-protein phosphatase beta-like isoform X3 → MRIRGCSKSQILQTFQAHCQSLAANDNAGYRQEFEELEDVGREYTCRAGQLDANKKKNRYPLILPYDHTRVQLSLLDSKLHYDYINANYVPGGTSEHDFICTQAPLQCTMVDFWRMIWEKNVPLIVMVTALREGSKVMCDQYWPPEQGTGCYGTVQVTTVSHQRHPEYCITTIRLKQGFQAVRHVTHYHYPLWPDKGVPQDTSSLCTFTEHVRQHLNNISSHGPTVVHCSAGVGRSGTFVALLWLLQLCAREIPPNVRLAVQDLRKCRVMMVQNIEQYMLVHQCLLHYLGGETSKPRTDSCAAPVSLHPGVHHGHDSQ
- the LOC127415287 gene encoding receptor-type tyrosine-protein phosphatase beta-like isoform X2, with product MRIRGCSKSQILQTFQAHCQSLAANDNAGYRQEFEELEDVGREYTCRAGQLDANKKKNRYPLILPYDHTRVQLSLLDSKLHYDYINANYVPGGTSEHDFICTQAPLQCTMVDFWRMIWEKNVPLIVMVTALREGSKVMCDQYWPPEQGTGCYGTVQVTTVSHQRHPEYCITTIRLKQQGFQAVRHVTHYHYPLWPDKGVPQDTSSLCTFTEHVRQHLNNISSHGPTVVHCSAGVGRSGTFVALLWLLQLCAREIPPNVRLAVQDLRKCRVMMVQNIEQYMLVHQCLLHYLGGETSKPRTDSCAAPVSLHPGVHHGHDSQ